Proteins co-encoded in one Carassius gibelio isolate Cgi1373 ecotype wild population from Czech Republic chromosome A15, carGib1.2-hapl.c, whole genome shotgun sequence genomic window:
- the LOC128029263 gene encoding tubulin-specific chaperone cofactor E-like protein — protein sequence MEASEIEGRTFMQAISEKYSPENFPCRRGPGLGVVVVPSRQQGSPMKDRLNLPSILVLNGSGISHAGEEGEIAAFCTHVVELDLSHNKLQDWLEISKIVSNIPNLEFLNLSSNQLSDAVLEPDCAKTFSSIRRLVLNNTQVSWDTVHTFTREMPELEELFLCLNEYTTVTPATMPCPTLRLLHITDNSLQEWSEVRKFGSMFPALDTLVMANNNLNSIQDSGEILQRLFPNLRSINLHNAGLNRWEDIEKLNFLPKLEEVRLQGIPLLQAFTSMERRSLMIAHLPSVNSLNGSVVTDCEREDAERFFIRYHLDHSEEELPHRYHCLVTKYGKLAPLAEIDLRPRCHAKVEVRYEDKVQQLSIRLDQTVGELKKQLRTVVQLSSSNMRIYYIDKDSAFGPDELKYSTRALHSYSIQDGDEILVVPKTK from the exons ATGGAAGCTTCTGAGATTGAAGGCCGCACCTTCATGCAAGCGATCAGTGAGAAGTACAGCCCAGAAAACTTCCCTTGCCGTCGGGGTCCAGGCTTGGGGGTCGTGGTTGTGCCGTCTAGACAGCAGGGATCACCTATGAAAG ACCGTCTGAACCTGCCCAGCATTCTGGTTTTGAATGGCTCTGGAATCAGTCATGCAGGAGAAGAGGGAGAGATTGCTGCCTTCTGTACTCATGTAGTTGAACTTGATCTGTCCCACAACAAGCTCCAAGACTGGCTTGAG ATCAGCAAGATTGTTTCTAACATCCCTAACCTGGAGTTCCTGAACCTCAGCTCTAATCAGCTGAGTGATGCAGTCTTGGAGCCAGACTGCGCAAAGACCTTCTCTAGCATCCGCCGCCTCGTTCTTAACAATACCCAGGTGTCCTGGGACACAGTGCACACATTCACACGAGAGATGCCTGA ACTAGAGGAGCTGTTCCTGTGCCTTAATGAGTACACCACTGTGACACCGGCCACCATGCCCTGCCCCACACTGCGTCTGCTCCACATCACAGATAATAGTCTCCAGGAGTGGAGTGAAGTACGGAAATTCGGCTCCATGTTCCCTGCACTGGACACTCTGGTCATGGCCAACAACAACCTAAACTCCATTCAAGACTCGGGTGAAATCCTTCAGCGGCTCTTCCCTAACCTTCGAAGCATCAATTTGCATAACGCAG GACTTAATAGATGGGAGGACATTGAGAAGCTAAACTTTCTGCCCAAACTGGAAGAAGTGAGGTTGCAAGGCATTCCTCTACTTCAGGCTTTCACGAGCATGGAGCGTCGCAGTCTAATGATAGCCCA CCTGCCGTCAGTGAACTCTCTGAATGGGAGTGTCGTAACAGATTGTGAGAGAGAAGATGCTGAGAGATTCTTCATCCGTTATCACTTGGATCATTCAGAGGAAGAGCTGCCTCACAG ATATCACTGCTTGGTAACCAAATATGGGAAACTGGCTCCTCTGGCTGAGATTGACCTGAGACCACGTTGCCACGCCAAGGTTGAGGTGCGCTATGAAGACAAAGTACAGCAGTTGAGCATCCGTCTGGACCAGACTGTCGGAGAGCTGAAGAAGCAGCTGAGGACTGTTGTGCAGCTCTCCTCCAGCAATATGCGCATTTACTACATCGACAAGGATTCTGCCTTCGGCCCTGATGAGTTGAAGTACAGCACACGGGCCTTGCACTCCTACAGCATTCAAGACGGGGATGAGATCCTGGTAGTTCCCAAAACAAAATAA